One segment of Rosa chinensis cultivar Old Blush chromosome 6, RchiOBHm-V2, whole genome shotgun sequence DNA contains the following:
- the LOC112168749 gene encoding LOW QUALITY PROTEIN: neurochondrin-like (The sequence of the model RefSeq protein was modified relative to this genomic sequence to represent the inferred CDS: inserted 1 base in 1 codon), with translation MDQSSPALDDCLKLLKGERDEQRLAGLLLVTKFCKGDDLSSLLTIYDAVGVQFLDRLLRTGMGKGSISENQEAYLQLSVTVLAAFCRVPEIAASNDMVSKIPLVLEVLSKESGPAVLEECYEFLYLVSTASEDGIMTFYSSGGMKMLASHMPNLPDGSHQMKITMKLVQLLLTKFYPDRINNDYLPELSIIVAAIARQFSILHDAMKFDALHILTAIFSPKFSAPLYDSLRALPEXNWPDYMRDGIAAILQNRVAPTEKLQALILAESMVTIFGEKWLVGQINSADGKGPFPTDRCLVLVLEQSRVEVAVLLNELAYLKDEASKKSSPAAETIFLKKRNVAIAFSILEKIINLISNASENEGDLIHENTLSMVINGLNETIGVVLEYLQDAKEHEQRKGDDLLASVRVIGSYLAEAPLACREKVRELLEYMLSIEGEDEPRPFYAICFLLPMLCQLTMEVKGCKALISCGGHKSVVDCLVNLIGPHGYKVEDRGCIFLACDTILNLLLKKEQVQAPLDYSTLVNLLKALAHWTEGVDDPSIIMMASSICTLLFDFTSEKALLKHPDFDESCLNNLSRLIARSMAAWGQDMSDAAKAETDLLEIVTAGYSRWVTRFPCVRDAVER, from the exons ATG GACCAATCGTCTCCGGCGCTCGATGACTGCTTGAAGCTACTGAAAGGCGAAAGAGACGAGCAGCGCCTCGCCGGACTTCTCCTCGTCACCAAATTCTGCAAAGGCGACgacctctcctctctcctcactaTCTATGACGCCGTCGGCGTCCAATTTCTCGACCGGCTCCTCCGGACTG GAATGGGAAAGGGAAGCATAAGCGAAAACCAAGAGGCGTATTTGCAGCTTTCAGTTACTGTTCTTGCTGCATTCTGCCGTGTTCCTGAAATTGCTGCTTCAAATGACATGGTTTCGAAGATTCCGCTAGTACTTGAAGTTTTATCCAAAGA ATCAGGCCCAGCCGTTCTTGAAGAATGCTACGAGTTTCTATATTTGGTTTCTACGGCTTCTGAAGATGGAATTATGACATTTTACTCATCTGGGGGCATGAAAATGCTGGCTTCTCATATGCCCAATTTACCTGATG GTTCACATCAGATGAAAATCACTATGAAACTTGTGCAGTTGCTACTAACTAAGTTCTATCCTGACCGCATTAACAATGACTATCTACCAGAGCTGTCAATAATT GTGGCTGCAATAGCAAGGCAATTTTCTATCTTGCATGATGCTATGAAATTTGATGCGCTGCACATACTGACGGCCATCTTctcaccaaaattttcg GCACCGCTTTATGATTCTCTTCGTGCACTTCCCG AAAATTGGCCCGATTATATGCGTGATGGTATTGCTGCCATTCTACAAAACCGTGTTG CACCTACTGAAAAGCTTCAGGCACTTATTTTGGCTGAGTCTATGGTGACGATATTTGGGGAAAAGTGGCTGGTAGGTCAGATAAATTCAGCTGATGGAAAAGGGCCTTTTCCAACAGATAG GTGCTTAGTGCTAGTGCTGGAGCAATCAAGGGTTGAAGTTGCTGTTCTTCTGAATGAGCTAGCTTACTTAAAAGATGAAGCATCTAAGAAATCTTCACCTGCTGCTGAGACAATCTTTTTAAAGAAACGGAATGTAGCTATTGCCTTTTCCATACTGGAAAAGATAATTAATTTAATATCAAATGCGAGTGAGAATGAAG GGGACCTTATCCACGAAAATACTTTGTCAATGGTCATTAATGGCCTTAATGAGACAATTGGTGTAGTTCTAGAGTATTTACAAGATGCAAAG GAACATGAACAAAGGAAGGGAGATGATCTTCTGGCTTCAGTGCGGGTTATAGGCAG CTATCTTGCAGAAGCACCTCTTGCATGCAGAGAGAAGGTTAGAGAACTTTTAGAGTATATGCTCTCTATTGAAGGTGAAGATGAACCAAG ACCCTTCTATGCTATATGCTTTTTGCTTCCAATGCTGTGTCAATTGACAATGGAGGTCAAAGGATGTAAAGCGTTGATTTCTTGTGGAGGTCATAAGTCT GTTGTTGATTGCCTTGTAAATTTGATTGGGCCACATGGTTACAAGGTGGAGGATAGGGGCTGCATCTTTTTGGCATGTGACACCATCTTGAATCTTCTTCTAAAG AAAGAGCAAGTGCAAGCCCCATTGGATTATTCGACTCTCGTCAATCTATTGAAAGCGTTGGCACACTGGACAG AGGGTGTAGATGACCCGTCAATCATAATGATGGCATCAAGTATTTGCACACTGCTGTTTGACTTTACTTCGGAGAAGGCTCTTCTTAAGCATCCCGACTTTGATGAGAGCTGTCTTAATAATCTGTCTCGGCTCATTGCAAGAAGTATGGCTGCATGGGGACAG GATATGTCTGATGCTGCTAAAGCAGAAACAGATCTTCTTGAGATTGTTACGGCAG GATATTCTCGATGGGTCACTCGCTTCCCTTGTGTAAGAGATGCTGTTGAGAGATAG